One segment of Rosa chinensis cultivar Old Blush chromosome 6, RchiOBHm-V2, whole genome shotgun sequence DNA contains the following:
- the LOC112171874 gene encoding uncharacterized protein LOC112171874: MAMEAVALDRSMSSCKQIRMMMARRSFSSSENVAPSMNFHGGLLQAPHAHPPPSFSSFNPSLFNHYMQQQFLQPQQQPPLLPLPVSKPLHQSLPSRTRSLSRPPTARKTNNARSQSLTPKKPKSKQSKKEDINSMPADCFIIASTTRLGPDPNDLPKDVTKVLSSSSGKTTLIGSVGVGEHKDNFSSSIFTLAPPPSSLPLPRFSLKPPRRCKAEAVGVDAGATDNLCRLLRLR; encoded by the coding sequence ATGGCTATGGAGGCTGTTGCTTTAGACCGGTCGATGTCTTCCTGCAAGCAAATTAGAATGATGATGGCAAGAAGAAGCTTTTCTTCCTCTGAAAATGTTGCTCCAAGTATGAACTTCCATGGAGGTCTCTTGCAGGCTCCTCATGCTCATCCTCCTCCCTCATTCTCCTCCTTTAACCCCTCCCTCTTCAATCATTATATGCAGCAACAGTTTCTTCAACCACAGCAGCAACCACCTCTGCTTCCTCTGCCGGTTTCAAAACCCCTACACCAGTCTCTCCCATCTCGTACTCGAAGCCTCTCCCGCCCTCCCACCGCCAGAAAGACCAACAACGCCAGAAGCCAATCCCTGACTCCAAAGAAGCCAAAGTCGAAACAATCCAAGAAGGAAGACATTAATTCCATGCCTGCAGACTGCTTCATCATTGCTTCCACCACCCGTTTGGGACCCGATCCAAATGATCTCCCTAAAGATGTCACTAAGGTGTTGTCATCTTCATCGGGTAAGACTACTCTTATTGGTagtgttggagttggagaacaCAAGGACAATTTTTCAAGTTCCATTTTCACTCTCGCACCACCTCCGAGTAGCTTGCCCCTGCCGAGGTTTTCTCTGAAACCGCCGAGGCGATGCAAGGCAGAAGCTGTGGGAGTTGATGCCGGAGCAACGGACAATCTCTGCCGTCTTCTACGTCTCCGGTGA